A single Staphylococcus muscae DNA region contains:
- a CDS encoding DUF1641 domain-containing protein, whose product MAERITKIKRIQKSEAEIKAENLAEVTDKIAENKDSILKVIDLVKNLDDAKILDALNGAVKQRGVITEKIVTELNKDQYAGFLHNIGQMVFILGDLDTDELRVLLNKVNKGVRVANQASPSARTSIKGLMGVLKDDEMNQSLTYFLNMLKGMSR is encoded by the coding sequence ATGGCAGAAAGAATTACAAAAATTAAACGTATTCAGAAGTCAGAAGCAGAAATCAAAGCAGAGAACCTTGCAGAAGTAACAGACAAGATTGCTGAAAACAAAGATAGTATCTTGAAAGTCATTGATCTTGTGAAAAACTTAGATGACGCTAAAATTTTAGATGCACTGAATGGTGCGGTAAAACAACGTGGTGTCATTACCGAAAAAATTGTCACTGAACTCAATAAAGACCAATACGCCGGCTTTTTGCATAATATCGGTCAAATGGTATTTATCTTAGGAGATCTTGATACAGATGAGTTGCGCGTGCTTCTCAACAAGGTGAACAAAGGGGTTCGTGTAGCAAATCAAGCAAGTCCAAGTGCACGTACGTCAATCAAAGGATTGATGGGTGTACTCAAAGACGATGAAATGAATCAAAGCTTAACGTATTTCTTAAACATGTTAAAAGGTATGTCACGTTAA
- the fdhF gene encoding formate dehydrogenase subunit alpha, with protein MQEHLVLTLDGKEYLVEPGTNLLHFIKAQQTFVPSICYNEALGPIETCDTCAVEIDGKIERACSTVVDRPMVVNTQNDRVQASQKEALDRILEKHQLYCTVCDYNNGNCEIHNTMDQWGLEHQTYEYKPKPYEVDFGPFYRYDPNQCILCGRCVEVCQDVQVNETLSIDWDRDQPRVIWDNDVAINESSCVGCGQCSTVCPCNAMMENNMVGNAGYMTDIEPGSLASMIDLTKKAETGYGPLFAISDSEAAMREERIKKTKTVCTYCGVGCSFEVWTKDREILKVQPSQDSPANKISSCVKGKFGWDYVNSEERLTKPLIRRNGQFEEVEWDEAIPYVAKRMQEIKDKFGPNALTFISSSKATNEESYLMQKLARQVIGTNNIDNCSRYCQAPATKGLFRTVGHGGDSGSIDDIGNAEMVITVGTNTAEAHPVIASRIKRAHKLFGQKLHVFDIRKHEMAQRADEFYQPHPGTDLVWLSAVTKYIIDNDLHDRAFIDQWVDHFDTYYESLKPYTMEFAEETTGISKDRLVKLAHEIVSVNSVSICWAMGVTQQETGSDTSTAISNLLLVTGNYMKPGAGSYPLRGHNNVQGCSDFGSMPDKLPGYLGVQDDEARGWFEKAWGVELPKEPGFDNHQMMDHIHAGDVHSMFILGEDTGITDSNINYVQAALEKVDFLVVQDEFLTFTAEYADVILPASPSLEKEGTFTNTERRFQRLYQVLEPLGDSKPDWQITQMIAKEMGYDWGYTHPSEIMDEASDLTPMFAGVKYHRLEGYNSLQWPVNADGTDTPLLFTEGFNFDNGKAKLFALDFNNFYKTNETYDLHVNNGRVLEHFHEGNMTYKVPGLKYKMPSAFIEISPELAADRDIHEGAAVKLISETGEATGHVHITDRVKGKQIFLPQNDNNEAAINYLTSSVTDPETHTPAYKSTCCRMEVLSKRGKSPLNPTNFRNQHRNPQYSVRVDKKWERPDYVFPGDQVMK; from the coding sequence ATGCAAGAACATCTTGTTTTAACATTAGATGGTAAAGAGTATTTGGTTGAACCAGGCACCAATTTACTACACTTTATCAAAGCACAACAAACATTTGTACCTTCTATTTGCTATAACGAAGCTTTAGGGCCAATAGAAACATGTGACACATGTGCCGTTGAAATTGACGGCAAAATTGAACGTGCATGTAGTACAGTGGTTGATCGACCTATGGTTGTCAATACACAGAACGATCGTGTACAAGCGAGTCAAAAAGAAGCGTTAGATCGCATTCTTGAAAAACACCAATTGTATTGTACGGTGTGTGATTACAATAACGGAAACTGTGAAATTCATAATACGATGGACCAGTGGGGATTGGAACATCAAACGTATGAATACAAGCCAAAGCCATATGAAGTGGACTTCGGACCATTCTACCGCTATGATCCAAACCAATGTATCTTATGCGGACGTTGTGTCGAAGTATGTCAAGACGTGCAAGTCAATGAAACATTATCAATTGACTGGGATCGCGATCAACCACGTGTTATTTGGGACAATGATGTTGCGATTAATGAATCATCATGTGTTGGCTGTGGTCAATGTTCAACAGTATGTCCATGTAACGCAATGATGGAAAATAACATGGTAGGTAACGCTGGTTACATGACAGATATCGAACCAGGTTCACTTGCTTCAATGATTGATTTAACGAAAAAAGCAGAAACAGGCTACGGTCCGTTATTTGCTATTTCAGATTCTGAAGCGGCAATGCGTGAAGAACGTATTAAAAAGACGAAAACCGTATGTACTTACTGCGGTGTTGGTTGTAGCTTCGAAGTTTGGACGAAAGACCGTGAAATCTTGAAAGTACAACCTTCTCAAGATTCACCAGCAAACAAAATCTCATCTTGCGTAAAAGGTAAGTTTGGTTGGGACTATGTTAACTCTGAAGAGCGTCTTACAAAACCATTAATCCGTCGCAATGGACAATTTGAAGAAGTTGAATGGGATGAAGCCATTCCATATGTTGCGAAACGCATGCAAGAAATCAAAGACAAGTTTGGTCCAAATGCATTAACATTTATTTCTTCATCTAAAGCAACAAACGAAGAATCTTATTTGATGCAAAAACTGGCACGTCAAGTGATTGGTACGAATAATATTGATAACTGTTCACGTTACTGTCAAGCACCTGCAACGAAAGGTTTATTCCGTACAGTAGGACATGGGGGTGACTCAGGTTCTATCGATGATATCGGTAATGCTGAAATGGTTATCACAGTTGGTACAAACACAGCAGAAGCGCACCCAGTTATTGCGTCACGTATTAAACGTGCACACAAATTATTCGGTCAAAAGCTACATGTGTTTGATATCCGTAAACATGAGATGGCGCAACGTGCAGATGAATTCTATCAACCACACCCAGGTACAGACTTAGTATGGTTATCTGCCGTAACGAAATATATCATTGATAACGATCTTCACGATCGTGCATTTATCGATCAATGGGTAGATCATTTTGATACGTATTATGAATCATTAAAACCTTATACAATGGAGTTTGCTGAAGAAACAACAGGTATTTCAAAAGATCGCCTTGTGAAGTTAGCGCATGAAATTGTAAGTGTGAACAGCGTGTCTATCTGTTGGGCAATGGGTGTTACACAACAAGAAACAGGTTCTGACACAAGTACAGCGATTTCTAACTTATTACTTGTAACAGGAAACTACATGAAACCAGGTGCAGGTTCATATCCATTACGTGGTCACAACAACGTACAAGGTTGCTCTGACTTCGGTAGTATGCCAGATAAGTTACCAGGTTACTTAGGTGTACAAGATGATGAAGCACGCGGTTGGTTTGAAAAAGCATGGGGCGTTGAGTTACCAAAAGAACCAGGTTTCGACAACCACCAAATGATGGATCACATCCATGCTGGAGATGTACACAGTATGTTCATTTTAGGTGAAGATACAGGTATTACAGACTCTAACATTAACTACGTGCAAGCGGCTTTAGAAAAAGTAGACTTCTTAGTTGTTCAAGATGAGTTCTTAACATTCACGGCTGAATATGCGGATGTCATCTTACCAGCTTCTCCTTCTCTAGAAAAAGAAGGTACATTCACAAATACAGAACGTCGTTTCCAACGTTTATACCAAGTTTTAGAGCCACTTGGTGATTCAAAACCTGACTGGCAAATCACTCAAATGATCGCAAAAGAAATGGGTTACGACTGGGGTTACACACATCCATCAGAAATCATGGATGAAGCTTCAGACTTAACACCAATGTTTGCAGGTGTGAAATACCACCGTTTAGAAGGCTATAACAGCTTGCAATGGCCTGTAAATGCAGACGGTACAGATACACCATTGCTCTTCACAGAAGGTTTCAACTTTGACAATGGTAAAGCGAAGTTATTTGCATTAGACTTCAATAACTTCTACAAAACAAACGAAACATATGACTTACATGTGAACAATGGCCGTGTGTTAGAGCACTTCCATGAAGGTAACATGACATACAAAGTGCCTGGTCTGAAATATAAAATGCCTTCAGCGTTTATTGAAATTTCACCAGAATTAGCAGCTGACCGTGATATTCATGAAGGTGCTGCTGTGAAGTTGATTTCTGAAACAGGTGAAGCGACGGGTCACGTGCATATTACAGACCGTGTGAAAGGTAAACAAATTTTCTTACCGCAAAATGATAATAATGAAGCAGCAATTAACTATTTGACAAGTAGTGTGACAGATCCAGAAACACATACACCAGCATACAAATCAACATGTTGTCGTATGGAAGTATTGAGCAAACGTGGTAAGTCACCACTGAACCCAACGAACTTCCGTAACCAACATCGCAATCCACAGTATAGTGTACGCGTAGACAAAAAATGGGAGCGTCCAGACTATGTCTTCCCAGGGGATCAGGTGATGAAATAA
- a CDS encoding LCP family protein — protein MLRIIAVLFILAVIAIGYLAFKLFAVGGAIHNPLNREHSELRSGTVDLGKGEPFTIALFGVDSNAERASAGGGERSDTIMLLSINPDKKTTEMVSIPRDTQAEIVGRGTTEKINHAYAYGGADMAVKTLEKLMDVPVDHYATVDMDGLQDTIDTVGGIDVVSNATFSAEGYQFTQGEQQHLDGEAAMAFIRSRKEEGAGGDFGRQERQQLVLQGLANKLTSVSSLTNFNGIMNQLGENVQTDLSLSELNQIRSNYSDANENVNRHQLEGSGGIQSDGVYYFVPDENSKAQLTQQLRENLGL, from the coding sequence ATGTTGCGCATTATTGCCGTCCTGTTTATTTTGGCGGTCATTGCGATTGGCTATTTGGCATTTAAATTATTCGCTGTTGGCGGCGCGATTCATAATCCGCTTAACCGAGAACATTCAGAATTGCGATCAGGAACGGTTGACTTAGGAAAAGGTGAACCATTTACGATTGCACTATTCGGTGTTGATTCGAATGCAGAACGTGCCAGTGCAGGTGGTGGAGAACGAAGTGACACAATCATGTTGCTGTCGATTAATCCAGATAAAAAAACGACAGAGATGGTGAGTATTCCACGTGATACACAAGCTGAGATCGTTGGACGTGGAACGACTGAAAAAATCAATCATGCTTATGCCTACGGTGGTGCAGATATGGCAGTCAAAACACTTGAGAAATTGATGGATGTGCCGGTTGACCATTATGCGACAGTTGATATGGATGGGTTGCAGGATACTATTGATACAGTTGGTGGTATTGATGTTGTGAGCAATGCGACATTCTCAGCTGAAGGCTACCAATTTACACAAGGTGAGCAGCAACACCTTGACGGTGAAGCGGCGATGGCCTTTATCCGCAGTCGAAAAGAAGAAGGTGCGGGTGGAGACTTTGGTAGACAAGAACGTCAACAACTTGTATTGCAAGGATTGGCGAATAAGCTGACAAGTGTGTCATCTTTAACAAACTTCAATGGCATTATGAATCAACTTGGTGAGAATGTTCAAACAGATTTGAGTTTGTCAGAATTAAATCAAATTAGAAGTAATTATTCTGATGCGAATGAAAATGTGAATCGTCATCAACTTGAAGGATCAGGTGGTATTCAATCAGATGGCGTGTACTATTTTGTACCAGATGAGAATAGTAAAGCACAATTGACACAGCAATTACGTGAAAACTTAGGACTTTAA
- a CDS encoding inositol monophosphatase family protein gives MEVEQLKMIDKQVMQWLDRVRRTLPSMIEDMDTQTKANRFDLVTNVDKAIEQSFEQMLTMHFPNHQLYGEEAHHNTEKLREGFTWVIDPIDGTANLVKQQDDFCLILALFHNGQPVLSYIDDFSRQKRFQAIKGQGVYLNDVPLSPPSERPLKESLISFNNKVLNDETMHDLLEVSFGYRLIGACGLDSAKVFTGQFGAHIHTNAKPWDIGAQFLFAEMLGLKMTNFHQEPIDFIHGGPFIISNAGCYDETLKILLQKGGYQKL, from the coding sequence GTGGAAGTAGAACAGCTGAAGATGATTGATAAACAAGTGATGCAATGGCTTGATCGAGTACGTCGTACATTGCCATCAATGATAGAAGACATGGATACACAAACAAAAGCGAACCGATTTGATTTGGTGACGAATGTAGATAAAGCCATCGAACAAAGCTTCGAACAAATGCTTACGATGCATTTTCCAAATCATCAATTGTACGGTGAAGAAGCCCATCATAATACTGAGAAGTTGAGAGAAGGCTTTACGTGGGTCATTGATCCAATTGATGGGACGGCAAATCTTGTCAAACAGCAAGATGACTTTTGTTTAATTTTAGCTTTGTTTCACAATGGTCAACCCGTTCTCTCATATATTGACGACTTTTCACGTCAAAAACGATTTCAGGCGATTAAGGGACAAGGTGTTTATTTAAATGATGTGCCGTTATCTCCACCATCAGAAAGACCACTGAAAGAGAGTTTGATATCTTTTAATAATAAGGTTTTGAATGATGAGACGATGCACGACCTATTAGAAGTTTCGTTTGGTTATCGTTTAATTGGTGCATGTGGGCTCGATTCTGCCAAAGTATTTACAGGTCAATTTGGCGCCCATATTCACACGAATGCGAAGCCGTGGGATATAGGTGCACAGTTTTTGTTCGCTGAAATGCTTGGATTAAAAATGACAAACTTCCATCAAGAGCCGATTGACTTCATTCATGGGGGACCTTTTATTATAAGTAACGCAGGGTGTTATGATGAAACTTTAAAAATTCTACTTCAAAAAGGTGGCTATCAAAAATTGTAA
- a CDS encoding helix-turn-helix transcriptional regulator encodes MKKEQRQQHLIELIQELKHVTADTLAKHLGVSKRTVLRDIQELEAKGVHLQTHAGQKGGYRMQSQMNHNALTFSDNEIQALYLVLKESLTQTALPFDEEMDSVMDKLLRHPNVTVRQNLKHINEVIRIESSETERLSRLLHAILVYAHERKVMAIEYELNASEQTVVENVVFIGLLCEQGLWRAVVYHIGGGYTKVIDMSSISDISYSFYKSIKTQDITMDNYKVYLQNESS; translated from the coding sequence ATGAAAAAGGAACAGCGGCAACAGCATTTAATCGAGCTCATTCAAGAGTTGAAGCACGTGACGGCAGACACATTGGCGAAGCATTTAGGTGTGTCGAAGCGAACGGTGTTAAGAGATATACAAGAATTAGAAGCAAAAGGTGTTCATTTACAAACGCATGCGGGACAAAAAGGGGGATACCGTATGCAATCACAGATGAACCACAATGCGCTCACTTTCTCAGATAATGAAATTCAAGCACTCTATTTAGTGTTAAAAGAAAGCTTGACTCAAACAGCTTTGCCATTTGATGAAGAGATGGATTCTGTAATGGATAAGTTATTGCGACACCCTAATGTAACAGTACGCCAAAATTTGAAGCATATAAATGAAGTGATTCGCATTGAGTCGAGCGAAACGGAGCGTCTCTCACGGTTGCTTCATGCGATTTTAGTATATGCACATGAGCGCAAGGTGATGGCGATCGAATACGAACTGAATGCTTCAGAGCAAACAGTTGTAGAAAATGTAGTGTTTATCGGATTGTTATGTGAACAGGGGCTTTGGCGTGCAGTTGTGTATCATATCGGTGGTGGCTACACGAAAGTTATTGATATGTCATCGATTAGTGATATATCCTATTCATTTTATAAGTCCATCAAGACGCAAGACATTACAATGGATAATTACAAAGTTTATTTACAAAATGAGTCGTCGTAA